A single region of the Plantactinospora soyae genome encodes:
- a CDS encoding DIP1984 family protein, which produces MKLAEALADRAAASRRVEQLRGRIVSNARHQEGESPAEDPQQLLAEVGEALDQLESLIRRINLTNAAVAVGDGTLTDALARRDVLRLRHSVVTAAADAAAGTDQRAIVRQLRSELKMLPALPVTELRGQADVLAREIRELDVRIQRTNWEADLLG; this is translated from the coding sequence GTGAAGCTTGCCGAGGCACTGGCCGACCGCGCCGCCGCCAGCCGCCGGGTGGAGCAGCTCCGGGGGCGCATCGTGAGCAACGCCCGGCACCAGGAGGGCGAGTCACCCGCCGAGGACCCCCAGCAGTTGCTGGCCGAGGTCGGTGAGGCGCTCGACCAGCTCGAATCGTTGATCCGGCGGATCAATCTGACCAACGCGGCGGTGGCGGTCGGCGACGGCACGCTGACCGACGCGCTCGCCCGCCGGGACGTACTGCGACTGCGGCACTCGGTGGTCACGGCGGCGGCGGACGCGGCGGCCGGCACCGACCAACGGGCGATCGTCCGGCAGCTCCGGTCCGAGCTGAAGATGCTTCCCGCGTTGCCGGTGACGGAGCTGCGCGGTCAGGCCGACGTCCTGGCACGGGAGATCCGGGAGCTGGACGTACGGATCCAGCGCACCAACTGGGAGGCGGACCTGCTGGGCTAG
- a CDS encoding ATP-dependent Clp protease proteolytic subunit, giving the protein MTDLHVPMARGGSPSPSSLDDSVYNRLLKERIVFLGSEVTDELANRICAQLLLLAAEDSEQDINLWINSPGGSVFAGMAIYDTMQFIDNDVSTVAMGMAGSMGQFLLCAGTPGKRYALPHARIIMHQPSGGMGGTASDIAIQAEQMLHTKQMLLEMIAQHTGQTYEQIVADADRDRWFTATEARDYGFIDKVVAGASQVPENAETAG; this is encoded by the coding sequence ATGACTGACCTGCATGTCCCCATGGCACGTGGCGGAAGCCCCTCCCCCAGCTCGCTCGACGACTCGGTCTACAACCGGCTCCTGAAGGAACGCATCGTCTTCCTCGGCAGCGAGGTCACCGACGAGTTGGCGAACCGGATCTGCGCCCAACTGCTCCTGCTCGCCGCCGAGGACTCCGAGCAAGACATCAACCTCTGGATCAACTCCCCGGGCGGCTCGGTCTTCGCCGGCATGGCGATCTACGACACCATGCAGTTCATCGACAACGACGTGTCCACTGTGGCCATGGGGATGGCCGGCTCGATGGGGCAGTTCCTGCTCTGCGCCGGAACACCCGGCAAGCGGTACGCCCTGCCGCACGCCCGGATCATCATGCACCAGCCGTCCGGCGGGATGGGCGGTACGGCGTCCGACATCGCCATCCAGGCCGAGCAGATGCTGCACACCAAGCAGATGCTGCTGGAGATGATCGCTCAGCACACCGGGCAGACGTACGAGCAGATCGTGGCCGATGCCGACCGGGACCGCTGGTTCACCGCGACCGAGGCCAGGGACTACGGCTTCATCGACAAGGTGGTCGCCGGCGCCAGCCAGGTCCCCGAGAACGCCGAGACCGCCGGCTGA
- a CDS encoding AfsR/SARP family transcriptional regulator yields MGVQVRGVLVQVLGPVRGWRDGQELDLGPAGRRAVLGLLVLARGHPLPRAELIDALWGDHPPPTAANILQTHVKHLRRQLEPDRRPHSPSTVLPGVGDGYALRLSSEQVDLGRFRTLVGAATAAQRTGDVRGAAVLSGEALALWRGNPMADVPLLADHPKVLALTRERQAAQARYCDAMLELGAGAEVLSTVAEMAAGQPFDEEAQARLIRAYHALGQRAQAFAAYRTVRRRLADELGVDPGPVLAAAHAALLHQPAPDRPVPTGTEPDPPAGAEVGAAPPDPVPAPTPTAVPRQLPADVYGFTGREAELRHLDQLLAVEYDHEPAPAPEDPTDPPSTVAAAAPTPAHRSSDATPAHRSTDAPPPVVIVAICGTAGVGKTALAVHWAHRLRARFPAGQLYVNLRGHDDGQPMPAGDALARLLAALGVPSDEIPLDLDERAARYRTELTDRAMLVVLDNAASVEQVRPLLPGTAPGMALVTSRDTLAGLVALHGARRLALEPLPPADAVGLLRLLVGPRAEAEPQAVTELAEQCARLPLALRVAAELAGSRPDDLLADLVGELADHRRRVRLLDTGGDPRGAVRTVFSWSYRHLAPADAVLFRRLGLHPGADIGTYAAAALAGLDVTRAERILAVLARAHLIQSTGRSRWVMHDLLRAYAAEVCGAEDPEPERAVALTRLLDHYLATAATAMDALYPAERHHRPEVRRPEADERVPVPPIDDRDAARNWLDTERAALVAVCGFAATQGWPGHVVSLANTLYRYLESGHHLDALDIHTQALHAARRSGDEAGQAHALTSLGAVHRLRGRYADAIEHHERALVMHHRGGDRYGQARTRSNLGIVYERLGQRDPAIEHQREALDLYGRLGDRYGEAGALTNLGNVYSELGRYDEAAELLSRSLDLFRVLGDRVGEAIGLCNLGDVQRELGRYDEAAATLRRSLGLFREAGHRNGEATALSNLGRVQTGLGRYDLAAEELGQALAWFQETGHRYGEASVLNSLGDALYAGDHLAEAGVRYRAALAIAVETGDRDEQARAHLGLAQVDRAGTAAPPGPPGPAGWPGQPPLSGDFGLSAPGRRH; encoded by the coding sequence GTGGGCGTGCAGGTTCGGGGCGTGCTCGTGCAGGTGCTCGGTCCGGTGCGCGGCTGGCGCGACGGCCAGGAACTCGACCTCGGTCCGGCCGGGCGACGTGCCGTGCTCGGCCTCCTCGTCCTGGCCCGGGGCCATCCCCTGCCGCGCGCCGAACTCATCGACGCGCTCTGGGGCGACCATCCCCCACCCACCGCGGCGAACATCCTCCAGACGCACGTCAAGCACCTCCGCCGACAGCTCGAACCCGACCGGCGACCACACTCGCCCAGCACCGTGCTGCCGGGCGTGGGCGACGGCTACGCCCTCCGGTTGTCCAGCGAACAGGTCGATCTCGGCAGGTTCCGTACCCTCGTCGGTGCGGCCACCGCCGCGCAGCGCACCGGTGACGTACGGGGCGCCGCCGTCCTCTCCGGTGAGGCGCTCGCACTCTGGCGGGGCAATCCGATGGCCGACGTACCCCTGCTCGCCGACCATCCGAAGGTGCTGGCGCTGACCCGGGAACGCCAGGCGGCACAGGCCCGGTACTGCGACGCGATGCTCGAACTCGGTGCGGGCGCCGAGGTGCTGTCCACAGTGGCCGAAATGGCGGCCGGTCAGCCGTTCGACGAGGAGGCCCAGGCCCGGCTGATCCGGGCGTACCACGCGCTGGGGCAGCGGGCCCAGGCGTTCGCCGCCTACCGCACGGTCCGCCGCCGGCTCGCCGACGAACTCGGGGTCGATCCCGGTCCGGTGCTGGCCGCGGCCCACGCGGCGCTGCTGCACCAACCGGCACCCGACCGGCCGGTCCCGACCGGGACCGAGCCGGATCCGCCGGCCGGCGCCGAGGTCGGCGCCGCCCCGCCGGACCCGGTCCCGGCGCCGACACCGACGGCCGTGCCACGGCAGCTTCCCGCCGACGTGTACGGCTTCACCGGGCGCGAGGCCGAACTCCGGCACCTCGACCAGCTGCTAGCCGTGGAGTACGACCACGAGCCCGCCCCGGCACCGGAGGATCCGACCGATCCACCGTCGACGGTCGCTGCCGCCGCCCCGACACCGGCTCACCGGAGCAGCGATGCGACCCCGGCCCACCGGAGCACGGACGCGCCGCCGCCGGTGGTGATCGTGGCGATCTGCGGTACCGCCGGGGTCGGCAAGACCGCGCTGGCCGTGCACTGGGCCCACCGGCTCCGGGCGCGGTTCCCGGCCGGGCAGCTCTACGTCAACCTGCGCGGCCACGACGACGGGCAACCCATGCCCGCCGGAGACGCCCTGGCCCGGCTGCTCGCCGCGCTCGGCGTACCCAGTGACGAGATCCCGCTCGACCTCGACGAGCGGGCCGCCCGGTACCGGACGGAGTTGACGGACCGGGCGATGCTCGTCGTACTCGACAACGCCGCCTCGGTCGAACAGGTCCGGCCGCTCCTGCCCGGCACCGCGCCGGGGATGGCGCTGGTGACCAGCCGGGACACGCTGGCCGGTCTGGTCGCGCTGCACGGTGCACGCCGGCTCGCCCTGGAACCGCTGCCACCGGCCGACGCCGTCGGGCTGCTCCGGCTCCTGGTCGGTCCCCGCGCCGAGGCCGAGCCGCAGGCCGTCACGGAGCTGGCCGAGCAGTGCGCCCGGCTGCCACTCGCGCTCCGGGTCGCCGCCGAACTCGCCGGCAGCCGGCCGGACGACCTGCTCGCGGATCTGGTCGGAGAGCTGGCCGACCATCGTCGGCGGGTACGGCTGCTGGACACCGGCGGGGATCCGCGCGGGGCGGTCCGTACCGTCTTCTCCTGGTCGTACCGGCATCTCGCGCCGGCCGACGCGGTGCTGTTCCGCCGGCTCGGCCTGCATCCGGGTGCCGACATCGGCACGTACGCCGCCGCGGCGCTCGCCGGCCTGGACGTGACCCGGGCGGAGCGGATACTCGCGGTGCTGGCCAGGGCGCATCTGATCCAGTCGACCGGGCGGTCCCGGTGGGTGATGCACGACCTGCTGCGGGCGTACGCGGCCGAGGTGTGCGGCGCCGAGGATCCGGAGCCGGAACGGGCGGTGGCGCTGACCCGGCTCCTCGACCACTACCTGGCGACCGCCGCGACGGCGATGGACGCGCTCTATCCGGCCGAGCGGCACCACCGGCCCGAGGTTCGCCGACCGGAGGCGGACGAACGGGTGCCGGTCCCGCCGATCGACGACCGTGACGCGGCGCGGAACTGGCTGGACACCGAACGGGCGGCACTGGTGGCGGTCTGCGGGTTCGCGGCGACCCAGGGCTGGCCGGGGCACGTGGTCTCGCTGGCCAACACCCTCTACCGCTATCTGGAGAGCGGCCACCACCTGGACGCGTTGGACATCCACACGCAGGCGCTGCACGCCGCCCGGCGCTCCGGCGACGAGGCAGGACAGGCACACGCCCTGACCAGCCTCGGCGCCGTACACCGGCTGCGCGGGCGGTACGCGGACGCGATCGAACACCACGAACGGGCGCTGGTGATGCACCACCGCGGTGGCGACCGGTACGGCCAGGCGCGGACCCGGTCCAACCTCGGCATCGTGTACGAGCGGCTGGGTCAGCGGGATCCGGCGATCGAGCACCAGCGCGAGGCCCTCGACCTCTACGGGCGACTCGGTGACCGGTACGGCGAGGCCGGCGCGCTGACCAACCTCGGCAACGTCTACAGCGAGTTGGGCCGGTACGACGAGGCGGCGGAACTCCTCAGCCGGTCACTGGACCTGTTCCGGGTGCTCGGTGACCGGGTCGGCGAGGCGATCGGGCTGTGCAACCTCGGCGACGTGCAACGCGAGTTGGGCCGGTACGACGAGGCGGCGGCCACCCTCCGGCGCTCCCTTGGCCTGTTCCGGGAGGCCGGGCACCGCAACGGCGAGGCGACCGCGCTGTCCAACCTGGGCCGGGTGCAGACCGGGCTGGGCCGGTACGACCTCGCCGCCGAGGAGTTGGGGCAGGCGCTGGCCTGGTTCCAGGAGACCGGCCACCGGTACGGGGAGGCGAGCGTCCTCAACAGTCTCGGCGACGCGCTGTACGCCGGCGACCACCTCGCCGAGGCGGGCGTCCGGTACCGGGCGGCGCTGGCGATCGCCGTCGAGACGGGCGACCGCGACGAGCAGGCCCGGGCGCACCTGGGACTCGCCCAGGTGGATCGCGCCGGGACCGCCGCCCCGCCCGGCCCACCCGGCCCGGCGGGTTGGCCGGGGCAGCCGCCGCTGAGCGGTGATTTCGGCTTGTCCGCCCCGGGGCGTCGCCACTAA
- a CDS encoding GNAT family N-acetyltransferase: protein MLIRSFAEADWPEVWPIVREVVRAADTFTYDPRMTAEQAREIWVEAGPGLTVVAVEDGRVCGTAKMGPNRPGPGAHVSTASFMVAADARGRGVGGALCRFALDWAGSHGYAGMQFNAVAESNHRAVGLYERLGFEVVGTVPGAFAHPTLGRVGLHVMYRELENLRG from the coding sequence GTGCTGATTCGGAGCTTTGCCGAGGCCGACTGGCCCGAGGTGTGGCCGATCGTCCGGGAGGTCGTCCGGGCGGCGGACACGTTCACCTACGACCCACGGATGACCGCCGAGCAGGCACGCGAGATCTGGGTCGAGGCCGGCCCCGGGCTCACGGTCGTCGCGGTCGAGGACGGCCGGGTCTGCGGTACGGCCAAGATGGGCCCGAACCGTCCCGGTCCGGGCGCACACGTCTCGACCGCCAGCTTCATGGTCGCCGCCGACGCCCGGGGCCGGGGCGTGGGCGGCGCGCTGTGCCGGTTCGCGCTGGACTGGGCCGGGTCGCACGGGTACGCGGGCATGCAGTTCAACGCCGTCGCCGAGTCCAACCACCGCGCGGTCGGCCTCTACGAGCGGCTCGGCTTCGAGGTGGTCGGAACGGTTCCGGGTGCCTTCGCACATCCGACCCTGGGCCGGGTGGGCCTGCACGTGATGTACCGGGAACTGGAGAATCTTCGCGGTTGA
- the ligD gene encoding non-homologous end-joining DNA ligase — MTGKDEVRDGVPLTNLDQPLFDGADATKRDLVDYLDAVHDRLIGQLRDRPLSVIRVLRGQAPFMQKNVPKYTPDWISTVPVWAEASKREVSYALCNDRRTLLWFGNQRAVEYHPTLAQIEQREHPTHLVLDLDPPDSDAFPLVVRAAHLVRQALTEAGLTGVVKTSGAKGVHIFVPVDRSAPIDDIAAATRALAARAERLDPALATTAFIREDRDGKVFLDSTRAGGATVVSTYSPRIRAGTPVSFPVDWADLDRVTPGDFTLRTVPGLLGDGDPWADRMPAPQRLDADLIEQGRAIPIARVQAMHEGKRRARARREAAG, encoded by the coding sequence ATGACGGGTAAGGACGAGGTACGGGACGGCGTACCGCTGACCAACCTCGATCAACCGCTGTTCGACGGTGCCGATGCCACCAAGCGAGACCTGGTGGACTATCTGGACGCGGTCCACGACCGGCTGATCGGTCAACTGCGGGACCGGCCGCTCTCGGTGATCCGGGTGCTCCGGGGCCAGGCGCCGTTCATGCAGAAGAACGTGCCGAAGTACACCCCGGACTGGATATCGACGGTGCCGGTCTGGGCGGAGGCCTCGAAACGCGAGGTGTCGTACGCCCTCTGCAACGACCGGCGCACCCTGCTGTGGTTCGGCAACCAGCGCGCCGTCGAGTACCACCCCACGCTGGCCCAGATCGAGCAGCGGGAACATCCGACCCACCTGGTCCTCGATCTCGATCCGCCGGACTCCGACGCGTTCCCGCTGGTCGTCCGGGCGGCCCACCTCGTCCGTCAGGCCCTGACCGAGGCCGGGTTGACCGGTGTGGTCAAGACCAGCGGGGCGAAGGGCGTGCACATCTTCGTTCCCGTCGACCGGTCGGCGCCGATCGACGACATCGCCGCGGCCACCCGCGCACTCGCGGCCCGGGCGGAACGGCTCGATCCGGCGCTGGCGACCACCGCCTTCATCCGGGAGGACCGGGACGGGAAGGTCTTCCTCGACTCGACCCGGGCCGGCGGCGCGACGGTGGTGTCGACGTACAGCCCACGGATCAGGGCGGGGACGCCGGTGTCCTTCCCGGTGGACTGGGCCGATCTGGACCGGGTCACCCCGGGCGACTTCACCCTGCGTACCGTGCCGGGTCTGCTCGGCGACGGCGATCCGTGGGCCGACCGGATGCCCGCGCCGCAGCGGCTGGACGCCGACCTGATCGAACAGGGGCGGGCGATCCCGATCGCCCGGGTGCAGGCGATGCACGAGGGCAAGCGGCGGGCACGGGCCCGCCGCGAGGCGGCCGGCTGA
- a CDS encoding class I SAM-dependent methyltransferase, with protein sequence MGGLLDDETLESSAVVANSAMNRERQLDGVNSYTRELGFNPLDWLVARLDPAGSGAAGEIPIGWLDLCCGSARALQQSAERLHRAGLGDRVSLVGVDLVDYFDPPPRTGPPPQLICAPVGGWAPTRRFDLITCVHGLHYVGDKLGLLTRVAGWLAEGGRFVADLDLRAVRLADGRPAGRRLNAQLRAAGFTVDARRRRISRTGPGTGALPYRYVGADDRAGPNYTGQPAVSSYYLPE encoded by the coding sequence ATGGGAGGACTGCTCGACGACGAGACGCTGGAGTCGTCGGCCGTGGTGGCCAACTCGGCGATGAACCGGGAACGCCAGCTCGACGGCGTCAACAGCTACACCCGGGAGTTGGGGTTCAACCCGCTCGACTGGCTCGTCGCCCGACTCGATCCAGCCGGCTCCGGAGCAGCGGGCGAGATTCCGATCGGCTGGCTCGACCTGTGCTGCGGCAGCGCCCGCGCCCTGCAGCAGAGCGCCGAGCGGCTGCACCGGGCCGGTCTGGGCGACCGGGTGAGTCTCGTCGGAGTGGACCTGGTCGACTACTTCGACCCGCCGCCCCGTACCGGCCCGCCGCCGCAACTGATCTGCGCCCCGGTCGGCGGCTGGGCACCGACGCGCCGATTCGACCTGATCACCTGCGTGCACGGGCTGCACTACGTCGGTGACAAGCTCGGCCTGCTGACCCGGGTTGCCGGCTGGCTCGCCGAGGGTGGCCGGTTCGTCGCCGATCTCGACCTGCGGGCCGTACGGCTGGCCGACGGTCGACCCGCCGGGCGCCGGCTGAACGCTCAGCTGCGCGCGGCGGGCTTCACCGTCGACGCGCGGCGGCGGCGGATCAGCCGGACCGGACCGGGTACGGGCGCGTTGCCGTACCGCTATGTCGGTGCCGACGACCGCGCCGGACCCAACTACACCGGTCAGCCCGCGGTCAGCTCCTACTACCTGCCGGAGTGA